Proteins from a genomic interval of Pseudomonadota bacterium:
- a CDS encoding DUF86 domain-containing protein, whose protein sequence is MKRVYQDYLEDILAAIDDVATFTHGYSSETFAADRKTINAVIRSLEIIGEAAKRIPDHLRNQSPMIPWKYMAGMRDKLIHQYFGVDLSIVWTVVKDELPPLRSEIEMLLKSIK, encoded by the coding sequence ATGAAACGGGTTTACCAAGATTACCTTGAAGATATTTTAGCTGCCATCGATGATGTAGCTACATTTACACATGGGTATTCTTCTGAGACTTTTGCCGCCGACCGCAAAACAATCAATGCGGTAATACGCAGTCTTGAAATCATAGGTGAAGCCGCCAAACGAATACCAGACCACTTACGAAATCAATCCCCAATGATTCCATGGAAATACATGGCGGGGATGAGAGACAAACTTATCCACCAATATTTCGGTGTCGACTTGAGTATCGTTTGGACGGTTGTTAAAGATGAATTGCCTCCTCTGCGCTCTGAGATTGAAATGCTGTTAAAAAGCATAAAATAG